The sequence ATCCGTTATCATAAATTTATATTAACATTTTCCACCaacattgtattttatttttttttcgctttTCAGGTCCTAAAGCAAGATCATATTTGCTGGTTTTGGTGCGCATGAACCGGTTGGTTGTTGAAACAATTGATGGAATACTATCGTACAGAGTATTGTAGATGTGAAAACCAATGAAGAACTGTGTTTCATGAAGAGGACAGGAAGAAAGCACATAGCTAGTTATAAAAGTCTGGTAATTTCAATGAACTGTCTTTGAGGTTTTAAATTCTGTGATCCATTCCCATTTGAAGCTTGAGTGTAAAATCTGCATATACCTTCTCTTTGTAACGATAAAGGTATTTGTAGCTATTTGTTATTGAACATTGTTAATAACAGAAGTCGATAGGATTAGAAAGCATTTATATGAGAAAGCTCATCACCTTTTAGTTTTTGTGCCTATTAATATACTAGTAAATTAATTGAGCTGTGTCATTTTTTCCTGTTTTTAATACCAGATGCAATATTTATCTTATAAATATAATAGATTGATACATAAGCAGAACGAAATTATTGTGTATGGTGGGTGCAATATGGAAGTAATTAAGATATGACATAACCATAACCATAACCATAACCCAGTTCCTTATCCATGTCCTTTTCTTCAAATCCCATTTGTACCTCTGCCATTGCCAAGTCTCTCTTTGCCAACTCAAGATCGATTTCTGTCACAGCCATTTTGGCTTTGAGCATCTTCATCTCAATCTCCAAACCAATCACATTCTCCNNNNNNNNNNNNNNNNNNNNNNNNNNNNNNNNNNNNNNNNNNNNNNNNNNNNNNNNNNNNNNNNNNNNNNNNNNNNNNNNNNNNNNNNNNNNNNNNNNNNNNNNNNNNNNNNNNNNNNNNNNNNNNNNNNNNNNNNNNNNNNNNNNNNNNNNNNNNNNNNNCCAATGCAGATTCAACATGGGGCTCCAACCAACTCAGCTCGAATCCGAACAACTGAAGCTCCTCCCAAAGACATTGGAGTTTGTTGAATGCATTCTCGTCCATGTCCTTTGCCTTTGTTGTCTTGAGGAAATGTAGAACTTGACCTAATGCTATGAATGCCCATTGAATGAATTTCGGACTCTTTCTCATTTGGCTTTGGATCAGCGAAGGGTGCCATGAACATACCTCTTCCAACAAGGGAACAtaagctttttcttcttctcctaagCTTTTCACATCTAGAATCTCACTAAGAGTAGTAGTGTTTAAGGGCACTACTAAAGGTTCATCATCACATATAATAGTAGGATATAATAGAGGTGGTGCTGTAGGCACATAGTGTACTACATCATCTGAATTAGGTTGTAATGTTGTTATTCCATTAACATCATCTTCTTGGGTTGTGGTTGAAGTTGAACGGCTCAGTGTCTCATTTGAAGTTTGATTATTAGAGTGATGAGTAGATGATGAgacattattattaatattaaaaatgtTGGTGTCAAATGCAACATCGGAGACAGAGATTCGGACTTCAATGATGCAAACATTGTTGAGGAGATATCCTTGTTTAGGATCATAGAAGTCATTCAGAGCCACAAAGCTTGAACCCCAGCTACGGTATCCAGCATTGAACTTCTGTTGTGTCTCTGcacaatattatatattattgcaaACATTAGAAATTAAATACATtttaatatgaatttaattttgatcctATAAAATAGTTTTACAAGTAAATCTAATTGTATAACCACGTATCAgcaaaaataactactttttacaTTAACTGAATGGTCATCTAAAAAAATTACACGATTGTTGTAAAATGTCTTACGTtgttaatatatcaaaattaaactcttctaATATTTCATATAAAGATGATAATTAAAAACTATAAgaagatttaatatatttaattaagttatttaatacaatatatattttattttacataatGTTTGTATACCAAGATATTTTCACGTGAAAAGTCAACTCATAATTATGTTTACATACACCGCAATTTTCTTTTAGAAATGAATTAAGGGTATGCGTGCAAATTCTATTTGCTTATTAGCTAGCTGAAAAACACTCGTAACAAATTAAAGGGGAAAGATCTAATGATCTATGGTGTCGCACTATATTTTTTCGAACTTGTTTTTACATACCTTAATATGTAGAGGGAAGAAATTAAGA is a genomic window of Arachis ipaensis cultivar K30076 chromosome B06, Araip1.1, whole genome shotgun sequence containing:
- the LOC107605533 gene encoding MATH domain and coiled-coil domain-containing protein At3g58270 (The sequence of the model RefSeq protein was modified relative to this genomic sequence to represent the inferred CDS: added 37 bases not found in genome assembly), whose product is MENYQQGKEIEKFTWVIESFSKKNTKKLRSKSFQVGGCKWQIHVHRIEKAKGMEYLSLYLKVGGSVPSFGWSKYAYFSLALINHMDPQKSVVRETQQKFNAGYRSWGSSFVALNDFYDPKQGYLLNNVCIIEVRISVSDVAFDTNIFNINNNVSSSTHHSNNQTSNETLSRSTSTTTQEDDVNGITTLQPNSDDVVHYVPTAPPLLYPTIICDDEPLVVPLNTTTLSEILDVKSLGEEEKAYVPLLEEVCSWHPSLIQSQMRKSPKFIQWAFIALGQVLHFLKTTKAKDMDENAFNKLQCLWEELQLFGFELSWLEPHVESALDMKAYLERVKTLKENVIGLEIEMKMLKAKMAVTEIDLELAKRDLAMAEVQMGFEEKDMDKELGYGYGYGYVIS